A region from the Medicago truncatula cultivar Jemalong A17 chromosome 6, MtrunA17r5.0-ANR, whole genome shotgun sequence genome encodes:
- the LOC11435754 gene encoding 30S ribosomal protein 3, chloroplastic codes for MNMLASSSSTTSSMSVLLPTTSKPLFSIRPNNVHMNKLKMKTNRFTVSAVVAEDAAAVSLQPPPQSQKLGVVVKPTDKPRLVLKFIWMEKNIGIGLDQMIPGHGTIPLSPYYFWPRKDAWEELKELLESKPWISQKQMIILLNQATDIINLWQQSGGNLSS; via the exons ATGAACAtgttagcatcatcatcatcaacaacatcatcaatgtCTGTTCTTCTTCCAACAACTTCAAAACCTCTTTTTTCAATTCGACCCAACAACGTACATATGAACAAGTTGAAGATGAAAACAAACCGGTTTACTGTTTCTGCTGTTGTTGCTGAAGATGCTGCTGCTGTTTCCCTCCAACCTCCACCTCAATCTCAG AAGCTAGGAGTGGTTGTGAAACCAACAGACAAACCAAGACTTGTGTTGAAGTTCATTTGGATGGAAAAGAACATTGGTATTGGACTTGATCAAATGATACCTGGCCATGGAACCATTCCTCTAAGCCCTTATTACTTTTGGCCAAGGAAAGATGCTTGGGAAGAGCTCAAGGAGTTGCTAGAGAGTAAGCCTTGGATATCACAAAAGCAAATGATTATTCTTCTCAATCAAGCCACTGATATTATCAATTTGTGGCAGCAGAGCGGCGGTAACTTGTCCTCCTAA
- the LOC25496993 gene encoding glucan endo-1,3-beta-glucosidase 13, translating into MARGFCFIFVVSSVLLMLLDCCYGSFVGICYGRNADDLPPPDKVSQLVQDHKIKYVRIYDSNIQVLKSFANTGVELMIGIPNLDLLPFSQFQTNADTWLRNSILPYYPATKITYITVGAEVTESPENISALVVPAMTNVLAALKKAGLHKKIKVSSTHSLGVLSRSFPPSAGAFNSKHAHFLKPLLEFLAENQSPFMIDLYPYYAYRDSPTKVSLDYALFESSSEVIDPNTGLLYTNMFDAQIDAIYFALTALNFRTIKVMVTETGWPSKGSPKETAATPDNAQTYNTNLIRHVINETGTPAKPGEELDIYIFSLFNENRKPGLESERNWGIVYPDLTNVYSLDFTGRGPVDMTADANATSPTSNGTKWCIASSNATQLDLQNAINWACGTSGNVDCTAIQPSQPCFEPDNLVSHASYAFNSYYQQNGASDVACSFGGTGVLVDKDPTYDNCIYMKTGNNQTLASNNTTATSISSPPSSSSKEVYTSISTSALLLIFLLFLLDIGQA; encoded by the exons ATGGCAAGAGGGTTTTGCTTCATCTTTGTTGTTTCATCAGTTTTGCTTATGCTTCTTG ATTGTTGCTATGGGAGTTTTGTTGGAATTTGCTATGGAAGAAATGCTGATGACCTACCTCCACCTGATAAGGTGTCACAGTTGGTTCAAGATcacaaaattaaatatgttagaATTTATGATTCTAACATACAAGTTCTAAAATCTTTTGCAAACACTGGCGTCGAACTTATGATTGGAATTCCAAATCTAGATTTGCTTCCATTCTCTCAGTTCCAAACTAATGCAGATACTTGGCTGAGAAATAGCATCCTTCCTTACTATCCAGCCACTAAGATCACATACATAACTGTCGGTGCCGAAGTCACAGAAAGTCCTGAAAACATTTCCGCATTAGTCGTGCCAGCGATGACTAATGTCCTTGCAGCACTCAAGAAAGCTGGACTTCATAAGAAGATAAAAGTTTCCAGTACTCATTCACTTGGTGTTTTGTCTCGATCGTTCCCTCCTTCAGCCGGTGCTTTTAATAGCAAACATGCTCATTTCCTGAAGCCACTGCTAGAATTTCTTGCAGAAAATCAGTCGCCTTTTATGATTGATCTATATCCTTATTACGCATATCGTGACTCTCCAACCAAAGTGTCCTTGGACTATGCATTGTTCGAGTCCTCCTCCGAAGTTATTGACCCTAACACTGGTTTGCTTTATACAAACATGTTTGATGCTCAGATTGATGCTATTTATTTTGCATTAACAGCGTTGAATTTCAGAACGATTAAAGTCATGGTAACCGAAACAGGTTGGCCTTCGAAAGGTTCACCTAAGGAGACAGCTGCTACTCCTGATAATGCACAAACATATAATACCAATCTGATAAGACATGTTATCAATGAAACCGGCACACCTGCAAAGCCGGGAGAAGAGCTAGACATCTACATATTTTCGTTGTTCAACGAAAACAGGAAGCCGGGTTTGGAATCTGAGAGGAACTGGGGAATAGTTTATCCGGACCTAACAAACGTGTATAGCCTAGATTTTACCGGACGAGGTCCTGTAGACATGACCGCAGATGCAAATGCTACTAGTCCAACTTCAAATGGAACAAAATGGTGCATTGCTTCGAGTAATGCAACACAACTTGACTTACAGAATGCGATAAATTGGGCATGTGGTACTTCTGGAAATGTGGACTGTACTGCTATCCAGCCTAGCCAGCCTTGTTTTGAGCCGGATAACTTAGTCTCGCATGCTTCATATGCTTTTAATAGCTATTACCAGCAAAATGGTGCTTCTGATGTTGCTTGTAGTTTTGGAGGAACTGGCGTCCTTGTTGATAAGGATCCAA CCTATGACAACTGCATCTACATGAAAACTGG AAATAACCAAACTTTGGCAAGTAATAATACAACGGCAACGTCAATATCTTCACCTCCATCCTCCTCAAGCAAAGAAGTCTACACTTCAATCTCTACTAGTGCTCTTCTTTTGATCTTTCTCCTCTTTCTTTTGGATATCGGACAAGCCTAA